The region ACCCCATAAAACCCCAGTGTTTTCTAAAAATCCTTAACTTTTTACTCACTGAACAATCCAGTTGCAGACCTGAGAATACTTGTAGGTGATTATTGTGTGTTGAGAGGTGATGCTTGattaaagacatttttactCAAGAACTGTCCCAGCTGGAAATCAGCTCTTCCATTTCTGGGGGTGTTGTGCCAATCCCATGACACAGAAAGGCCATTGGGCTTTTGTGATTTCTGCCACAGTGCTGCCAGTAGGGAtttgcagcagatttttttttccatgttgtaaattttgcatttgcagcagaaaaatctGGATTTCAGGTTAGGAGTCCTAGACTGCAGGTAATTTAAATTCCCCACTTAGCTCAGCTTGAGAACATCCTAGAAAAGATCCAGCACTATCAATGTACTATTCAGCACTTAACTAAAATAGACAGAAAGACAGTTTGGAATAAATGGACTTACAGCAGGATTTCAAATCTCTTAGGTTGCTGGGTAGCACTTTAAAGaatagttttgtttcctttgaatttaatattttaaaatagtaattgAATGGTTTCAATTCTTCGCTTTTCcaccttttatttattttccccctaTGGATTATGGGCTACCATCATAGCATACctacaaataatttcatttgtaaGGGATTCAAAAAGAACACcttagagaaaaaacaaaccatgaaaAACAGTTCATCTCACCTTCCAGTATTAGAAATATAATACCCAAATGTACTTCTTACTATTTAAAACATGTTTAGagttccatttatttttatgatcgGATGAGtcaatttcaattttttcttctccccataGTTCCATATTGGGGTTTAGATCCTTGTAACGAATGTAATACGAATAAAGATGAATGACATTTGCAGTACTTTTAATAAAACCTCTTTCCGCTGCCAAAATTAATGTTGGAGTCAAAGCTAAAAGCACTCTGTGGTTTCCTGATATGCACCAGTCAGCAGAAATGCATCCAGAGACATCATCCCCCTTTGGCATTTGTAATGGATGCTACtcctatttattatttattaatctCTCACTTTGAGCATCTGGATGTGACTGAAACTCAAGGacccttttctgtttgcttgtaGGAGGTAGCAGGTGACTCGTGGGTTTTaaccccttcctgctgcccagcccagcccactgTGATGGCACTGAGGTGACTGTCCTCTCTGTGTGATGGCACTGAGGTGACTGCCATGTCTGTGATGGCACTGAGGTGCCTCCCCTGTCTGTGTGGTGGCACTGAGGTGACTGCCATGTCTGTGATGGCACTGAGGTGACTGCCATGTCTGTGTGATGGCACTGAGGTGACTGCCATGTCTGTGATGGCACTGAGGTGACTGCCATGTCTGTGTGATGGCACTGAGGTGACTGCCATGTCTGTGTGATGGCACTGAGGTGACTGACCTGTGTGTGTGATGGCACTGAGGTGCCTCTCCTGTCTGTGATGGCACTGAGGTGCCTCCCCTGTCTGTGTGATGGCACTGAGGTGACTGACCTGTGTGTGTGATGGCACTGAGGTGACTGCCTTGTCTGTGATGGCACTGAGGTGACTGCCATGTCTGTGATGGCACTGAGGTGCCTCCCATGTCTGTGTGATGGCACTGAGGTGACTGCCCTGTCAGCTGGTGGCAtttttccagcccagctggccGCTGGCAGCACGTGTctcctgggagagctggcagagaGGAGCCAAGGGCGCTGTTCTGCTCTGTCTGCGTGGGCTGCCCCGGGTTATTTCTGCACTTGCCAAAGCCAggtctgtttttctgtctggCAGTCAAAGGTGAGGGGGGTCTTGGGAACAGAGGCTCCGTGCAGGGGGTAGCAGAGCTGCCCGTCCTGTTCCCAGTgcccctgcccagagcagtccgtgtggggctgccctggagggCTGGGCTCTCCCCTCTCGCTGCACTCTGGGggtggctgctccagctgtgctgtgaaaggCACTGGGGCAGGTGCTGCCTCTGTTCCTTCCCCAGTATGGCAGGTTCTGTtcaggagaggggctggggatggagtAACCTCTGCCTGGTGGAGCTTAGTCACACTCTGCAAGCACAGCCTGCTGGGTTTGGTACCCCTGGAGGGAATTCCTGGAGGGAATACGTGCACTGTGtactggcagcagagccacacaTCCCAGAGAGAGCCCCGCAGGCAGATGCCAGAACTGGAAGCATCATGAGCTGCATCAGTCCTTGCCATGCTTCAGTTTGGCCCTGGTGAGTGCCCCTCTCCATGGCATTTTGCCTCTGGGGTGCTGCTGAGGCTCTCTGCTCACAGATGCACAGATCCTGCTCCTACAGGCGTAGCTCAGAGGTCTCTAACGTGCCGTGCTCAGACATTGCCATTCTTCCAGCAACCTTCACATCAGCTTCCAGTTGTAATGCTGttcacatttttcctgtttcagtttGAGGCTCAAACCGGGCAATTGAACTGCCTGCCCCTTGGCCTGAAGTCTAGCAGGCTGTTTTTAAAGGACACCAAAGCCTAGATAAAAATCTAGAAAGTGAAATTAGCCTGTTAGAATTTGCGATAATTTAGGCATTGACTGGATCCAAACCTGCTTTTCCACAGATTTTCTTACTTTGTAATTGTAGCAAAGTTACATGATGGCTGAATTTCTGCCTTTGGTTGACGCTCAGTGTCATCAGAGTTTGACTGTGGAAATGGTTTGAATGTCACTGAGGGTGTCACCCTTGTTGGTCGTGTTTGCTGAGGGACTGGGTGCAGCCTCACGTGCAGGTAccaaacacagctcagcagctgaggaTATTTGGGGATTAAGTGTTGGCACCGAGAGCCACTGGTCTGTGCTGCCTCCCTTGAACCTttgagctggaggtgctggccATAAACTCAAACTGCTCTGAGAGTTTGCACTTGCACTGGCAAGGCCAAAGTGAGTTCCCTGCTGTTCTGCATATAAGGAGGTGGAGGAAGGAAATCTGGAGAGGAAGCTGAACTTCCTGTGCCAGAGATTTTATACTGGAGCCTTCCCTGAATTCAAGAGTTTGCAGCCACAGCTTTAGATGTGAATCACTAGAACTCAGACATGCAGATTTGAAGAAAAACCCTTCTACATCCACACCTGTGGTTTGGGGCTCATGTCGCAAAGAACAATCTGGCTGATTTTTGGACCTAGCAGTTGCCTCTTCCATCCCCCACCCCATCTCCAGATGGATGAGAAACTCcttttattttagtttcatttCTCTGAATGCTGTTTCAGACTCGGGGGAGCCACTTTGGGTATCAGGATTAACCACAGGTTGACTGCACAGAGTTACAAAGGCAAGAGGCACCAAGGAGCCTGAAAGGAGCAGGCCTGATCACAAAaagggaggggacaggaagaagggctgtgtgtgacagccATCAGTTGATTAGACACGTGCACACACTTGCACTTTCATGATTTATAATTATAAATGGATGAAGAAGCCACCAAACTAATTCCATAGATACTCTAATTATCCTTATCCTGATTGTGTTGTGCTGTCTACGTTAACGTGTGTTACCTGGTATCTTGAACACTGATTAAATCTTGGAGATTTGGGGGTGTGCGTTTTGTACCTAAAGTAGTGGGATATGTTGGGAAATCAAGAGGTAGGAATCAATGAGAAACTTTGAATTTTAGTTACAATTATTCTGGCATAGCACTGAGCAGTGAGCTTGCAGCATGTCTAGCTACAATTCCCTTAATGTTTTTCATCAATAACCATTTTGATTGAAACCTGGGGCAGCAAGGCCAAGCTCTGATGAAACATGGTTTTCTTGTTGGTGACAATGTGATAAActagagaaaggaagggaaatctctcttccttctctggcCTGGAAAAGCATTATTCCTTGTGTTCCTTTTTTAAATCCAGGCAATTTCCTGTGCCTCTAAAGCCTGGTCTCCCAAAGGAGGGGTATTTCTGTAGCACCTTCCCCCCCAAAGCCCTgtgcaaagcaggagcaaggtTGCATTTATTGCTCCTGTTCCAGCAGCTCATCCATTTTGAATAAACAGTTGGCGtagagcagaggagagaggggagatTCATCTTCCTCTGATTTCACCTTGGCACTCCCCTTCCCGTGGGGCCGCACCGAGGTGGCCGCGCTGAGGTGGCCGCTGTCACAGCTCGTGGTGTCACACGCTCCCTGGCTGTGTGAGGTGATGCaatggcagtgccagccctgcaatcaccctgtgcccaggtggcacCGCCGCCAGCCAGCGCAGAGGCACGGGGACAGGCATCCACGGGGGACTTCAcgctctgctttctgcagctccttaCTGCACAGCCAGGAGAAACCCATTAAACAGCACACTGGAATTCAGGGAAATTCCTGGACGATTTAGACAAGTTGGAGAAAAGATGGAGTTAAATATTTGGATGATTAAGGCATCGAAGCGTCTGACGTACGAGGGGAGGATGAGCAAGCTGGGAGTCTTTGGCCTCAGGATGAGGTGGTGCAGGAGGGATCTATAAATGTGTATAAATACCTGGGGGGAAAGGATAAAGAAGACAGAGGCAGACTTTTCTCGCTGGGCACCAGCTTGCACAGTAAGAAGCAGTAGGAGCAATCCCAAATACAGAAAATTCCACTCCAACAGTCCAAAACTTCCTATTTTCACTGTAAGGGGGGTCAGACAGTAGAACAGGTGGCCCAGAGGGGCAGTGAGATCTGCATCCTTGGGGAATTCTGAGGCACAGtgggcagggccagctgctctggctggccccacagagcagctggactAGGGGATGtccaaaggtcccttccaacctctGGATCCTAGAATCGTTTACCCATGGGAAATAGAGGCAGAGACATTCAAACCTATCTAGGTGCCCAGGATATCTGTGGTAGAGCTGAGTCTGTCACACTCCAGGATGTTTCTTGATTGAGAGATAACCCTACTCATTATCACCgattttttcctcattattaCAGTGGAAAATAACCCAACATAcgcttttttatttcccagatGTCCCGAGCCATTTGAATGTCAGTATTTTACAGCAGGTACTGTGGGCCTTTTATCAAGAGGGGAAGGTGTGTGCGCGAAATAAGTAAGGAATACAAGCATACCACggttttttcctccaaataatCGCACTAAGTGTGattgctgctgtgtgtgttgGCCTTGCAGTCTGCCCAGCCGACCTTCACCGGGGCCACTCCGGCTCACTTCCCCcatctgctgggagcaggcagctcagccaAGGGCGGAGGAAACGTTCTCCAAACACACACggagtgtttatttttatggcCGTCTGCTTTGCCGGCTAATCACAGCTCGATTGCCTTCAAACCCAGCTGGAGTGACCTTACGTGCGGGGCAGAGCAGCTTCTCCCACCTTCAGCACGGCGGCCCGGGCTCTGTGACAGCTGCCTGGCAGGGTTTCTGGGGAGAGAAACCTTTCCAGCCCATGGAGGTGACAAACCTCGCCTCTCTCCCCCAGCTAGGAATGTCGTGATGAGGCGCCTGCAGTCCAGGGCTGTTTCTAAATCTCACACTTTGCCCGAGTTTCTTCTCCAGATTCCCCTTAAGAGGGGGAGGGAGTGGGGAGGATTTTTCCTGCACTTCATGTCCCACACAAAGTTCATCATGCTCTGACTGTACCTGTATTTCAGTGTGACAGCGCAGCCCACGCTCAGTGTATTCATCCTCCAAGTTCTGTGCAAGAAAAGGCAGGGCTAAGTCCCTGTTCTACAGCCCAGTGTCATGTGGGAAGCCTGTGGCAGAAAAGTCACCAAAGTGGGTTCCCAGGTCAGTACTTGGACCTTGGGACTGCACTTCCTCACTTGTGGAGGAAGTAGTTATGCCATAAACTCCCAGAatggtaaggaaaaaaaaaatgcacaaataaGAGCTCGACATCAGgctcttctcttttgtttcatttttgagCTACTTGGGAAAGCAGGGtaaaaaaatgagtaaaaatcAAGCACTTTCATACAGATTCAGGTTTGCAGATTCATTTCTAGGTTTGAAATAGAAAttgattttctcctttcaccGAGTGCCCAAGGTgagttttgttatttaaaaaaaattgaaatatcttTGAAAGTCTGCATTCTTTTCTACAGgcctctttttccttccagtaAGATAAaaagagagcagctctggcattTTATATTCTAAATTCTGACTGAccagaacaaaatgttttcccagCAATGTGGGTTTGCACCTAAGCCTTTTTTGTGCATTGAGTTTGACCTTAGGATGTAGAATTTCATAAAACATTTATTGTCTTCTCCAGTTTTTAGAGCACAATTCCCCTGTGATACTTTGTTTTCATCGTCTGCTCTGAAAAGGATCCCAAGGCTTCTCTCACGGTTTGAATTTTAATTGTGGGTGAAGGAAGGAACCTCTGCTACTTGCAGCAAAATTAGTCAGTGTCTCCCTAAGCAAAAGGAGTTCTAACAGGTAAAGAGGATTAGGGTCAGAACCAGGAGACAGCCCAGAGTATGGAGAGTGGTTGTGGCAGAGATATTTTGTTCCATAAATGAGCAGGTTTTGCTCGTGTCCCAGTGTCCCACTCACCCATACTGGCAGTGATCCTTTTCCCTCAGAAACTGCAGCTGATAAAGACAAAATGAGTTCGGAAACAAAGCAACCAAACCTGAGCTGCTTGAGGCAGACAAAGGCAACTGCAAGGCAAACAAAGAAATGGttttttctctgactttccTGTATCCAGACCCCAGTGATGGCTCAGTCTGGATGCTGCAGGTTTACCACTAAATACTCTCCAAAGATTATAATGCATCAATTATCAAAGCCAGTCTAGAGGTACCACTTTACTTAGATTGTTAACGAGCTTGGCTATAAAGGGATTTGCAGCCTGAGTTTCATGACAGAGCCAAGGTATAATTTGCTCTGGGCTATAAAGCCCATGAATTATTGAGAAAATTTACTTCCAtggctgcattttctttctgagcaCAAGTGCTCGTGCTGAGTGCATGCGTGAGAGGAGAGACAGTGATGgaggctccagccccagcagtcCATCTCCCCAGCACAGACTCTTTCACACAGCCAGCAAAGAACAGCGGAAAATAACTGACAAAATGATCATTTTGAACaaatgggagaagaaaaattgcaTGCTGAACAGTGCCAAACTGAGGACCAAATAGAAACCAcaattaaaaatgcactttgGGTAATTACAGAGAGGGGCTTTTCCCTTAGAGATGTCACAAAGCTTGTGTGGATATAATCAGACTTGAATAGATCTAGTGATGGTGAAAACCACCAGCCTGACAAATCAGAATTCTGAGATCCTGCATCAGGCCAAGCCTATACCCTGCTGTGGGACCAACCTCCCCCCTGGTGTTCTTTTTGAAACTGCTTTCTTCTGGAGGCGAGGCTTTGGAATCACAAATTCCAAATCCATGTCTTGCTTCCCCTCCTTCCACTCTGCACACCCAGCTAATAACTTCTGAATCCACTGACCAATTTCAAGCAAAGTGATAGAGAACTGTAGGTTTCGAAAATGTGAAGTTCTGCCTGTGCCATGAAACAGAAGCTGTGTAGAGATGTGAGATCTCTTCAACCCTCCATTGCAAGAAGGACTCCAGCATGGCACCACCCTTAGCAGGCTCTGGAGAAGGCCAGTCACAAGAAAGACCTTCATAATTTCCTGGCTGTGAAGGTTACACAGCAAACTGAGCTGCTTTTGTGTGCAGAGGGAAGTCTGTGTTCCTGAGGGCTGATGGGGCAGTGGTTGCTGTTAACAATTTCTGAATCAATGAACCATGAACCGCGTTACAAGGCAAGAGCTTGGGCAAAAcacaagatttttctttagGGGCTAGAAAGGAAATACCAGGTTATGCCCTTATTCTTAGGAACTCAAggcatttggggttttcttgggGTTCTGCATCTCCTGTGAGCAAACAGAAGGgagctggcagcctggcaggtCCCGTGCCAGGGCAcgaggggcagggcagggaactGGAGCCGCGGCGATGGTTGCCCTGCTCCGGCTGCCAGCCCGCTCCCTGCCCGAGCCGCTGCTCAGCGAGAAGGGAGGGACTGCCCTCTTGTGACAGTCACGATTCTCTCACTCGCCTGCCTTTGAATTCCCGTCTCTGTTTGTGAGTGAGCGCTCAGCCATTTCCCTCCAGCACTAATTCCTTCTTCGGAAGGGCAGAGGCTTCGTTCTGAGTGCCGTGGAAAAgctcaataaataaaaatacatctgCTGCATTTATGACTTGGAGACATCCAGGACTGGGCATATACTGCCCTTCCAGCCTGAGACATCCAAACAGTTACCCTGGCTCATGCCCAGCCTCCATCTTGACACAGATAAGGACAGCAGGAGAAAGagtaaaacagcagaaatataATGAAGGATGACAGAGAGGAGACACAAGAGAAGCAGATTTGTTGCACCAGTCAACCCTCATAGTAAGTTACATGCAAGTTAAATATAGAAGCgacccttccctggggagccagaCTCATGGACAGCTCACACACATgactctgcagcagcatcccgggcctgtgcctggcagagatcttcatttttaaatcattAGTGCTCATTTCCAGGGCAGTTCTTGCAGTAATGGCTGTCAGAGAATAACAGTCTTCTAAAAGCTGTGCAGGCTTTTGTGCCCACCACTTCTACTGCCTGTTAATGACAGACACCTGAATTTATGCTGCATTCACTAATAGCAGCGAGTGCTCAGGCTGTGCTCGCTGCTCTTACCCAGAGCAATGAGCCACCCTGGCAATTGCTCATGTTCTTAAAGCAGCCAGATTAGCACCTTGCTAAAGTGGATGCAAAGAAAATCACTGCTCAGGAGTGGACAAAATTTGGACCATTTGGAATATGGAAGAGCAAGGGAAAGAGCTGGCATTAAAAACCCTGCCTCTGGAGCCCATATTTTTgtctgggctgctcctgctgtaaTCAGCTCCAAGCTCCCAGTTCTGAAATGATGCTCAGCAGTTCTCCCTCTTCAGTACTTCACCAAGAACCATCCCTAAGAGTATTTTCCTTGAACTTATGCCCAGCCTGTACTGTGGTATTTGTGTCTCTGACTTACTCTGACTGGCTCAGCACAAGCATGTTTTGTGTCACCTTGCTCATTGCTGAGCTTGTCCATGTGCTGGACTGGTAAAAGCTGCCAGGAACCTgtgatttctctttcctgtgctgcctgAGACCCTGACACCTGAGCAGATAACAAAATATAAAGATACCTTTGAAATAGTTGATGAATATTTGAAACACATCAATAACACCAAACCACGTGTGCAGGTGTCTCTTTGGAATTCACGTGTACTTTATCTGgcaaaaaagaaatagcaaagGGAACCCACCCACAAGGCAACACATCttgaaaatagaaatggaaagatTTATAGAACCTCAAAACAATCCCTTGGGGTCTCATGACCACCACCAGCACAGAAGTGTCATGTCTCATCTGCCTCATTCCCTTTGTGCAGGTGTGAAGCAGCACAAAGCATTCAGTTTCCCTTCCCAGGACATTGCTCTCCTGTCCTGGCATCTTCCTGCTCCTTGAGGAGCGTGAGCCCCTGTGCAGCACTTTGTCCTCAGCAGtttcctgggcagctgctgttctcaaaagaagagaaaccaCAGAGGCTGTTCAGTGTCACTTGCTGGGATTCCCCCTTCAACTCCAGCTTGGGAAACTTCTGTTCTAGTATAACAGCTTCCTGTTTGTGCTGTTCTGAGTGGGTATTCCCAAGGTGGCAAAATTATCCTAACCTTTTTTATTGCTGGACACAAGGAACAATTTTTTTACCAGAAGATGAACACTCATTCACGTCCCACTTTTACAGGCATTTTTAAACTGCTGCCCTTTTACCTCATTTCATATCCTTGAAGAAGCTTTACCAGGGGATTACAGCagtcacagaaaacatttcttctgaCAGATCATTACAAGGGCATGAGAAGAAATATCTTTCCATCATAACCTACTTAGAAACCCAAACTCTTCATGTCTTCTTTAACTCTTACAGTCCTTCCCTTACTCTTCTCCCCATCTGAACTGAGTCAGACCTGTGGCTGTTCTTTCGTGGCACCTTCTGAATCTTCTGAATTTGCCTGTGTTGCTGGATCTCTGTTGATTGTGTCAGGTGGGGACTGGCTGGGGTTCAGCCCACGTGGTGTCACCCGTTCAGGGATGTCATCAAGTTTCTGGTTTGTCCGTGCCACTTGCTTTCCCATTTGAACAGCTTCATCATAGGAAGGTGGCAGGTCCATGGCATAGAGGCTGTAAGCTGGAGGGGACACAGTGTTCTTATCCATATCCACAAATACCAAGGGAATCTGCACACTTGGAGGGTACTGCCATGAGCTGTatgctgtgaagaaaaagaattaaaaataaaaattaaacacctGCATGGGACACTGATACATAAAAGGCgaatcctgcttttttttccaggaaattacagacttttgtgttttcagaatgAATGCACTGCATACTAAAGCTGTCCATATAGAGTCACTCCTGGTCTTCAGTGTCACACTGTCACCCTGATCCCTCCCTTCACCTCTCGTGCCCACCCTGTGGGGCTGGAAGTTGTTCTGGGAGCTCACTGGGaattcctgttcctgcaggggctggacacagagctccaggcacagctgaggagCAGTGCTCCGTGGAGCAGGTGGCTCCCAGGATACTCACAGGTCActgtgctgtgggcagtgctgtCACTGTCGATGCCAATCACTGTCAGGTCACAGGGGTGCCGAGGGAAGGTCTCCACTGGAAGCCTTTTCTTCCGGCAGCAGAATTTGACACAGCTCGCTGAGaccccacagagcaggagcaggaacaccATCAGCAAGATCAGCCTGAAAGAGGGGGGGAACACCTCCATTCCACTGCTTGTGTTTTACTGCTTCTAAACCAGAATATCATTCACTCAAAGTGCTTGGCAGACAGGCCAAGCCTCCTTGCTTTAGTTCTGAATGGGTGCTGGGTCCTGGATGAGAAGGTCGGATCACAAACACTCCATCATGAGGTGAAGAACTGCTGCCCATAAGTACAACCCGTTCTGGCTCACAGGTGCTGTAACATTTCACtattttgggttattttcagcttctgtgCAGGGAGAATGGCTCTGCTTTCCACAGCAAGAGAGGGTTTGTACTTGGAGGGAAATACAAGCATGAACTTCCACAAGTCTGGGGCCTCACTTTATAAATGAGCATAGAaatgatattatattaaattatatttatccCTTGAAAACATAACTCTATCTCTAGCTATTGCTTGAGGAAGTTTATAATTGAACAATTTACAGTGTACCTAGGCTGATATGCCTGTGTTTCAGGTTCTCTCCACTGAAACTGCACCTTCCCACCTCTCAGTTTCTCAATCCAACTCCCTCTTCTCGTGGAGGCTTTTAGAAGCCTTCTCAATCTATTTTTGGTAACTGTGTCTTTTTAAAGAGCTCTGTGTACCAACCAAAACTGCTCCAGACTGAAGGAGGTGAAGTAATCAACTCCCTGGGTGTGCTGCCTCCAAAGCCAATGTATGGACAGAGTTCCACTATGAAAACAATGTCAGAGCACCTAAACCACGCGTGAGGTACGAGATGAATCCTGTTGGGAATCCTCTCTCTCGTCCCAGTTCCCCCCTCCCggcaggctgtgctcagctctgtgctcgCTGGAGCCCCGAGGGGaagctctccctgtccctgtccccatccctgtcccgTAGAAGGGAGtgagccagggatggggcagggccagggcccAGAAAATCCCTGCTGGAAGCTGCCCTGTGAGAAGAGCCAGCAAGGCTCTGGCTATTTAGGAAGAACAAACAAGCCCTGGAGTTCAACTGCAGAGCACTCAGAAGGGAAAGATGACACAGCCCTCAGTGAATGCTGGTCCCCACCTGACACCCAATCTCCCCTGGCCTCGTCCAGTCCATTcctctgaaagcagagaaacCCTTCCCTGATCCTGCCTGAGAAAAGCCTTTCCACTGCCTGCCTTTCCACTGCCTTGCTCCAAGAGCTGCTCATAAAAACTTCCAAATGGTTCTGGGTTAGGAAGATGAAAAGCCAACTTACCAGACATACCACAGACTTGTCCAATCAGACATGTTCTGAGGGCATCTGTGAAGGAAGGCAGATGATTCACTGATTTAAATTGTGCATGTTTGACAGGGAAtgcacttccctggggaggaaaagggaaagcacTCGGTGAGAGGATGGAGCAAAACCACTTCAGATTGTTCTTCATGGTTGTGCCATTACTCCAGATGAGAACGTGCAAACAATCCCACCGCAAAAGTTGCTTCTGAatcaagaaatgtttttattgagTGGTGCTTTACTCTTGCTTGGGAGAGAGAAGGACTCGTGCAGGATTCCCAAAAAGCCAAATCAGTGTTATTTAAAGGTAGCTGAGATGAGGTGCCTCATACCAGAGGCCTGCCTGAAAATGCTGGTCTGGACAGCTGCCTGTGTCCCCCAGATATcttaaagttatttttccatGCAGCCAGAAATTGCTTTCTTCAGCTCTAGTGCAGTACAAAAGGAGGAGAACAGTTCCTGAGCCATTTCAGCAGGGTTGTGTGTGCTGAACCTCCTGCCCTGGATTTCCTGTGCCAGAACAATGGCTCTGAGCACAGGACAGCCTCTGCCAACCTTCACAAGTGACACCTGGCAGGCGTCTTGGGAGAGAACCGTTCACCTCAGGCTGCAGAACAAGGGCAGccaaatgaaatttaaaagttGCTGAATGTCTTAGAGGTCAAAAAAGAAGTCGTAAGGGATGGCCATGAGCAAGTCACCGTTCTGGTGTGGGAATGTCGCTTGGTCACGGTGGGAAAGGTTTGGGAACGGGCAGTGGTTACTCACCGGGCAGAGTTCTCACAGTTGTTCCCAGAACAGAGCGATGCCTAGGGAAGGGGGGAGCCCGGGGTGGGATCAGCAGGTGGCCAGAGGAGAAGTCCTCGTCTCCCTGCTGCATGTGCTCGGGAGGCTCCGGGCTGCGGGCGAGCGTCCGTGAGCCCCCGGGGAGCCACCGCCGCCGCCTCAAGGACACGCGGCTGAAAGGGGACACCGAGCCCTGGGGCCAGCCCGTGCTGGGCAGCGCAATAAATAACCGGCATCGTGCCCGGGGGGGCAGAGCCGCGGCGGGCAGGGCACGGCAGGAGCGGGCAGCACCGCCCAATAAATAACCGGCATCGTCCCCGGGGGAGGCAGAGCCGCGGCGGGCAGGGCACGGCAGGAGCGGGCAGGGCACGGCACGGCAGGAGCGGGCAGGGCACGGCAGGGCAggagcgggcagggcagggcacggcAGGAGCGGGCAGGGCACGGCACGGCAggagcgggcagggcagggcacggcaggagcgggcagggcaggg is a window of Motacilla alba alba isolate MOTALB_02 chromosome 21, Motacilla_alba_V1.0_pri, whole genome shotgun sequence DNA encoding:
- the TMEM52 gene encoding transmembrane protein 52 translates to MSDWTSLWYVWLILLMVFLLLLCGVSASCVKFCCRKKRLPVETFPRHPCDLTVIGIDSDSTAHSTVTSYSSWQYPPSVQIPLVFVDMDKNTVSPPAYSLYAMDLPPSYDEAVQMGKQVARTNQKLDDIPERVTPRGLNPSQSPPDTINRDPATQANSEDSEGATKEQPQV